The Synechococcales cyanobacterium T60_A2020_003 genome has a window encoding:
- a CDS encoding cation:proton antiporter subunit C, translating into MLEACVFATILCGFFGIIFKKNLMMKIIAMDVMSTGVVAYYVLIASRGGLFTPILNPETPGSYADPVPQAVILTAIV; encoded by the coding sequence GTGTTAGAAGCCTGTGTATTTGCAACCATACTATGCGGATTTTTCGGCATCATTTTCAAGAAAAATCTGATGATGAAAATCATCGCGATGGACGTGATGAGTACGGGCGTCGTCGCCTACTACGTGCTGATTGCATCCCGGGGGGGGCTATTCACACCGATTCTGAACCCAGAAACGCCGGGTTCCTATGCCGATCCAGTCCCCCAAGCCGTGATTCTTACGGCGATTGTGAT